Within Bos indicus x Bos taurus breed Angus x Brahman F1 hybrid chromosome 2, Bos_hybrid_MaternalHap_v2.0, whole genome shotgun sequence, the genomic segment TAAGGTGGAGGcgctctgcctccctcccagtcTTCCAAGTTCCTCCTCCAAGCCTGCCCATCACAGAAGGGTCACAGTGCATTGAGATGGGCAGTTTACACCTCTGCGCCAACTCAGAGCTGCCCGAGGCTGGAGTCCCTGCCTGACTGCTCTCATCCCGTCCACCCCCAGCACAAAGGATGTGCTAAGAAGAACTGAGCTCAAAGATGACTGTTGGGGTGCTGTTTCCCTTCTGCTACCACAGATGTCTTTGGTGGCCACTCCTCTAGTTCCAGCCAACACTGACTCCCTGTcactctggactgccagggggcAAGGTTCATGGCTCAGCTTCCCTGTCCCCCACTACCCCCAGCTCAGAGCTGCTGTCTGATGGGCTCATCAGCAAGGGCTTGAAAAGCCTTTACAGAAGGAAGAGCCAGCTTTCCCTTCTCACCTTGGctgcaccaccaccacctcccacaTTGCTTACCTAGAGACAGCGTGATGAGCAGCATTTGGGAGGAAGAGGCCAGGAGGCTTGCTGAGTACACTCTGGCCTTCTTGGCTAAGGGGCCTCTCCAGGAGGCACAGAGCCCACCCCGCAGGCAAGGAGCAGCTTGAAAAGGTTCCCAGATGGCCCTCCCTTAAAGCCACGAGCAGGTGGACACCCCAGGGGCAGGCCCGCCCATTGAGCCCTGGGCCCAGGGCCAGCACACGTGAGTGACCACATGCCTCTATGTCCCCAGGACAGACCACAGCCCCTGGGTGCCCAGGGTGCCCAGAGCACGTGCTGAGTGTTCTGAGATCCCGGTAGATTCTGTGAACCATTCAGAGATGCTCACCCGAGAAGCTGGCGAAGAGCCGGCAGAACTGGGAGAATCTGTTGCGGTGGAGCCACTGCTGGGCGTCCTGCATGGAGGCCGAGGGGAGCAGGTGCTGCAGGCAGAGAGGACAGGCCTTGAGGGGGCGCTCACTCACCCATGTGGGAACAGGTAGCCAGCGCCCCACCACAGCAGTCACTTACGTCACTGCCCACAGGCAGGGCCTCCACCGGGTGGGTTGGGGAGCTGTTGCTGCAAAGGAAGAGGAGAGGTGGTGAGCAGCCAGGATGCTTCTTGCTGGCTTGCCCTTCACGTCCCTCAGCTCTGGGGCTCGCGGGAAACAAAATGGGTCCTCGAGAAAAATACAAGCAGGAGCCCTGCTCCATCCCTGGAAATTCTTAACAAAGCCTCTGGTGTGGACAAGGGTTCTGATGAGCTACACACCCCCATCCCTCCTCTAAGGATCCGGGTTTGTTCTGGGCAGATTTCATGGTCCCCACCCCGAGCCCCAGTCAGTGGGAAGTGCAGgctgacagaggagactgggcctCGAGCCTCACAGGGACTTGGTGTGAAGATGGCAAAGGGCCAACCACACCCAGGAGAGGGCAGAGGAATCCCTGGGGAACCATTCTGCAGCAACAGCACCCACAGTTTGGCATCCATCGGGAGAAAATCTTTCTCATGGCTTTCCCCCAAAGGGAGACAGAAACCTGAACACCTGGGCTTTTAAGCCAAGAGAAAGACAGTCAGAGATGACCCTCCCAGATGGACGGTGGTAATACTACAATGTGAGTGGACCTGGTGTCACTGACCTGTCCACTTAAATTTGTTCAAACGATAAAATTTACATTATGTatgtaagtgtgtatgtgtgtgtgtgcgtatactAAGTTGCTtcgttgcttcagtcacgtccaactctgcgaccctatggactgtagccctgcaggggatcaaacccacgtctcttacgtctcctgcactggcaggcaggttctttaccactagcaccacctggaaggcCCGCTGTaacaataaggaaaaaagaaaagacctttgCAGCAAGGATTCCTAGGGCAGTTATCAGTGACTATAGATGCAGGTCATCTGGGTCTGGGGGTACCAGGACTCTACATATATGCCCCTGACCGAGTGTGGAATTCATACTCCCCTGGaagtagggaaactgaggctgcagGAAGTGAAGGAATCTGCCCCCAGAAAGGTGcagagttaagaatctgcctgcagtgcaggagaccggcttcgatccctgggttgggaagatcccctgaagaagggcatggcaacccacttcagtattccagcctggagaatcccatggacagaggagcctggtgggctatagcccacggggtcacaaaaagtcgggcatgactgagtgactaatactttcattttttttcactgcCTGAATAAAATACAGCAGCCCTTCCTTGTGCCCCCTTCTCGGTAAGGACTGTCCTTACCTAGTAAATCAAGTTCTTGTCTGGCTTGCCCATCAGTAAAGTTCTCTGCCAAGGAGGGGCTCCAAACAACCCGCATGTTCTACACGCGCCTGTTAAACCCGTCTGTCATCCTCCCTGACCCCACCAATAGGAGGGCAGTGTCCTCACAGTGACACCACAGGATAGGAGGGACAGCTGCCTGCTGGCCCCTGCACATCTGTCACCTTGGAATCAGCACGGCCTGGGCCTTGGCAGAGCCGGTGACCAGAGGTGGGTCGCTTCTGTGCTGTGGGTCCGGATacccagaggggtggggaagatcctgaGCTGAGCCCCTCTGCCCAGTGACCATGCACAAGGGCTGCAGCAAGATCTAAGAAGCCCCTCCAGCCACTACGGGGTCCAGATGTCCACCTCCTAAGGCCCCAGCTGTCTAGGAGGTGGCCCAGGAGCTCGTGGGCTGGCCCACCTTAACTTGGGGAGGGAGTGGGTGCTGGGTGCTTAGTTACTCCACCAGTCGGCCTTTCTAGAAGTGTAATCAAGCACGAAAACCTGTACACATGATGCTAAAAATGGTCGTGAACACCAGTCAACTGCCCTGAAACCCAATTGATGCTGGGCTACAAGAGCAGTGAAGACACAGAGAGGAAGCTGAGGAATGAGTCTGCACCTGTGGTCACTTTAGAGCTCTCAAAGGAGAGAGGGTGCACATACCCTTCACCGAGGCCGAAGCTGCTTGGTGAGCCGTTGTAGCTTGGGGATGAGGCACTATTCACCTGGTAAACCACATCAGGCCATGGGGAGCACTGTGGGGAGAGAGCACAGGGTGGCAGTGGTCCCCGAGGACCCAGACCTGCAGATGAGATGAGCCCAGCTTCCCTAGCCCTCCCACTCAGTGTAAAATCACAATCTTTCAACACCCAACCCACACTGACCTGGTACCCAGGGATGGGCGGGGTGCTCAGACCACACGGAAGAAATCAGATAGAGCCAAGAAGAGACCTCGTCATCAGTAGGTCATCCCCAGGGCAAGCAAAGCATGACACATGTCTGTCAGAGCTTCCGAGCAGCCAAAGCAAAGAGGGAAACCTCATCAGTGCAGGACAGGCCGAGTGCCCACAGGCAGGTCTTCCCCACGCAGACAAATGGGTGTAGATGCAAGAAACAGGGAGCACTGGGCCACTTCCAAAAGAAAATCATCGACGAAGCTCCGTATTACTAATAGCATCTCCTGATGGGCCTCAGATGACAGGGACAGGCACCTCCACACTGGCTTGTAGCAGCCTGTCCCCAGCACAATTCCATGGGTGTTTATAACATCTGAGGCATCCTGCTCAACCCAGGAGTCGAGGGAGACACAGCAACACAAATGACGTGACCCCTGAATGCCCGGAACTTCTTGTGTTGAAGCCTAAATGAACATGTAGGAGTCCCCCGAAGCAAGCCTAGACATGTGGGTGCTGCCTGGGGGTTGGGGGACCAAGCATTCACCACTTCCTTTTTCTGCGATGGCCCTGCTCTGGACACGGTCAGATGGAAGCATTCCTGAGACTTACGATCACCCACCTGACCACAGGGTGGGTCAATATTTAACTCTGTTCTGAGTGAGGGCTGGAATGTGTTGGTGCCAAATCCTGGAGCCCTTGGGGGTAGGAAAACTGATGAGCTGACAAGAGGGGAGCCGGTAGTTCCTAAAGTTACAGATTGGGTAGGGAtttcaatacctggttggggagaggggctgggacaTAGCCTGGAGCACCTAGGGGACCTGTCCTCCAGTAGGGAAGTCAGGGGAGAGGCAGGCACCAGAGGCTGAGGCCCAGGTTGGAAGGAGAGGTGGCCACAGGCAGgactggggagcagggagggtcCTCAGCATATGTCACCAGCATATACCAAGCCCGGGAAGAGCTAAGTGTCCAAGTGCTGCCCCACACCATGTATTTCTGGCTCTGACCAGCTTCCAGGGGCAGGGCTCCTCCTGTGCCCGGGCTCTCAGCCACCGTCAGCCTCAATCCAATGAAAGGCCAGTGTGCATCTGTCTGCAAAATTAGTGTCCCTGCTCTCCTTTTGCAAATACTCCTCTGCAGATGgcttgtgtgtgtctctctctcacacccacacacatatccTCACATACATGCACAGCTCCTCAGACAGGACCTAGTCACTGGTCTCTGAGCCACCCTGTGTTTGGACCTCACCCTTCACACAGACTTAACCCCACCATGGTCAGCACTGGACCTCAGGCATCCATGGAGGGCCTCCCGAGTAAGTCAGAATATTCACACAACACCTATTAGCTGGCCTGATCACAGGGCACAGTGGGGAAGAGTTATTAAAATCAAAAACAGAGCCCAGTAAatgcggcagcagcagcaggaagggccCATGACAACAGGAAAAGGAGCCTTCGATAGGGAGCATCTCAGACGGACCCTGGATGGAAGGACAGAGCAGGCTGGTGTCAGCACCTGGGTTATGAGGAAAGCACCCCAATATCCATCCCAACAGCCAGAGAATGTTACCCCCTTGAACCCAGCAACCCCCTCTCTGAGAATAGAAGCTGCAGACATTCTTTCCTTGTGGAGAACTTCACATGAGCAAGGTGTTCACAGCGCCCTGTGTGAAACAGCAGGAGCCTGAGAACAGTCCAGCGTCCGCCAGCAGCTGTCCACACAGAGAAGGCTAtagagctggatgaagcactggAAAGCTCTTTATGAACAGATAAGAAATGCCAGGAAATAGAGACAGTCAACCTTAGAacagtgactgtgtgtgtgtgtgtgtgtgtgtgtgtgtgtgtgtactgttgGGGAAAAAAGCACGCATGGGGCAAACTTGTTTGAATTGGTTTCCTTCGCAGAGAATGTGGGGCCCGATACAGAAGGACCCAGGGTCACCTACCGCCCTGGGGAAGAGAAACCGAGGCTGGATAGTGCTGGGAGAGATATTTTCTGATGGAGATTCTTATATCTTTTGAATTTGGACCACATGAATAAattacctattaaaaaaaaaaacacctaatttTGAAATGTGCCTGGTGAAATGCGCCAACAGCAGCCGAGAGTTAGAAGGTATTTGTAAAACGTGTCCCTGGACACCAGGCCTCAGACGCCAGCAGTTCCAGACACGGGAACACACCAGGACTGAACAGCACTCTCAGAAGCACTCACCCCAAATGGGCACTTTTCCAAGGATCCGGCTGACAGCCCCCCTGCCACCCGCAGGAGGAGGCCCCCGGCTCACCTCTGAGAGGATGGTAGTCTCGTAGGATGGCTGGTACTTCTCCTTCTCTTGGGCTGttcttttctccatcttttcccgGTCGGTCTTCTGCTTCCGGTCGGCTCCCTTTGGCTGTAAGTGCAGAGCACAGGGGTCCAATGAGCTCAAAGCTGGCAGAGGCAGCTGTCTGGGGGAGATCCAGAGCTGAGGGGCGGCCCCTAAGGCTGGCACACTCCCCCCTCACCCCAAGCAGGGTCTCGCAGACAGGAAAGACTGTCTCTCACCTCCCAGGCATCCACACATGGTCCTCCTGCCTGGAACCCTTGCCCATCCCAAGGGAGCTCAGAGCCCCTCCTGGTCCTTCAGAGACTCTTACGGGGTCTGCTCAGCTTCTCTGGCAGGCATGCTTGGGGCAGAGCTTTACCAGTGGCCACTTGCTAATGGAAAGGACCTCTCAGGAGCCTTCTTTGGGTTCCCCATGGAGAGAGACAGGAAGCGGACAAACTAGTAACTGTTAGCCAGGGCTCCATCTACACTCGCGGTCCACCTCTAAGGCCTCCTTGGCCCTAACGTTTAGGACTCCAGGCACATTCCCAGCTTacaatctgcctgcagggtaACATCCATCCTGACATGGCCTGTCTTGGGCGCCCAGAGCACCTGAGGAATTCACAGGTATCCAGGCCTCACAGGTACTACTATCAGCCTCATTTACAGATTAAGGAGACAGAAGGTCCAGTGACCCATTGAGACCAGAGAGGAACCACCATGGAACCCAGCCACCATGCTGGCTCCAGCAGGCACAGCTGATGGGGACCATTTGGACCACTAAGACTATCCCCTCCCGAGTTCACAGTCTGGTGGGTGGGGTCAGATATCAAGACTCCAAAGGGCCCTGAACTGAGTGTTTTACTCTGTACAGGGCAGACCACACGAGGTGGGCAGTTAGGGAAGAAAATCCACCCTTCCGCTCCATGGTGCCTTTGGGATCATCCTGGTGGGCACTTTCCTcaggctgcagctgctgactCCCAACTCAGGGGGCATTAGGAAATAGCCTTTGGGAGGACACCCAGGCTGGAGGGAGGAAGCTTTGCTGGGGGTCCTATGGGGACATGAACGACAGATCTGGTGTCCAGTGGGAGATCCAGGCGTGCGGCAGCTGGACCCCCATCATCTGGTTTCCCTGCTCCACCTCCATCCTGTCCCAGAAAGGAGGCCCTTCCTCCTGGCCCAGAAGTATTACTGGCAGAACAAGGCTGAGCCTGCCTGTGGGGGACACCACTCAGCCCCAGGGAGACCCCTGCAAGGAGTTGGCAGGAAAGGGAGAGTCCTAAGACATCCCCACAGAGCCCCAGGGCAGCACCAAGAAGCCAGGGGCTTCCTAGTAACCAGGGTGACCTGAGATAGGAGAGTTATGGACAGATTGGCAGGGCTCTGCCTGGCCCTGGTGCACACCTATCTCGACTGCTCCTGTGGGTGGGTGGCCAGGCCACCTCAGGCATTCTGAGGAGCTCATTTCAggtgacagggcttccctggcggctcagatggtaaagaatctgcctgaaatccaggagacccaggtaggatccctgggtcaggaagattccctggagaaaggaatggcttcccactccagcattcttgcttggagaattccatggacagaggagcctggtgggctatggtccatggggtcgcaaagagtcagacacagacgacggagcgactaacacttttgctttcactttcattttgggtGACAGATGCTCCTTCCCTCTTGCAGGAGATGCCAAAGCAGCTTCCAGCTCAATTCCCCCAATAAGGCCTGGTGTGGTGTTGAGGAGCCAGGTAGAGGCCTCATTTCTGAGTGTCCGCCTTGAGGTGTAAGAGGGGGAGCTGTCAGGGGCCATGGGGAGAACTGAGCATCCCTGGCACAGACTGCTCCTCCCTCCTActgcctggcccagggcctgATCCCAGGGCATCACACTGGATGCACCCCCACCTGAGGGCAGAAGATGGCTGGTGGGATGTGGTCTGCACACAACCAAGAGAGGATGGGACTGCAGGACAGGCAGAGACCACCACTGTGCAGCCTCAGAGCTGTCCAGGGGGAGCTGGAATCAAGAACCCAAGACCAGAGGCACTGGTAAACAGGATCTGCAGACTAATGCTCTCCAAAGATGGCCCCGTCCTAATTCCCAGAGCCTGGGAGAATGTTACCTTAGGGCACAAGAGGGCAAGGTTGCAaatggaatcaggattgccaagAGTGAGAGACTAAAATAGGAAGGTGAGCCTGGATCATCCCAGTGGGCCCAGTGTAATCATGGAGGCTTAAAGTGTGTGTTGCGGGGAGCATGGAGGGATTGGGGTAGTGCTGGCTTTGAGGATGGAGGAGGGGCCATGGGCCAAGGAAAGCAGATGTCTCTAGAAGCTGGAGATGCCAAGGAAAGAGATTCTCCCCTAGGGCCTCCAGAAAGGAATTTAATCTTCCTGACGCCTGACCCTAGCCCAGTgaaacccatttcagacttcAGCATTAGAAGATAATGTAGTATTAAGCCACTCaactttggtgatttttttttttttttttttacatcaggAGGGAGATATAAACATGGGGGAGAAATGTAACTTCCTTCAGAGGCCAGATTCAAGTCTTCATCATGCTGAAATAGGTTTCTGGAGGTGCCACCACTCTGGCAGCAGAGACAAACTCACCTCCACCAACACATACAGCCTGGCCAAGGCCTCAGAACCCTTTGCCCATAGCCCTCAGACGGCCAGACACTATCAGTGGGGATGAAGCTGGCTGCCCAGCTGTGTGGTCACCTAAGTGCAGACACAGCAGCTTCAGGGCCTTCCTGTCCAGTTGGGAAACAGGCCAGATGAGCACTCTGCCACCAGGCTGATGGTTCTACCTGTGGGCGCTTATTTCCACATCTATCCCTAGCTCAGAAACAGCAACACTGACCCAGCTTCTTCTGGGACAGGCCCTCATTTTTACAGCCTCTCCCTCTGGAATCTCCAGCTCCAGCAGCTGGAACTCTGTCAATAAGTCCCCAGGTCCTGATTGCGAAAGACCAGAAGGAGAGGGAAAGGCACCGGGCTGGTCCTCAGGCACCTgctgggattccccaggaaagCGGGCAGGTCCCATCTGCTGGCAGCGGTcctgctcagggctggtgcacccACCAGAGTGACGTGGACTCTGCTgtcaccccctccccccagggcCACCTTGAGCTGCACCACTGGCAGTCATTTTTAGGAAATAATCTGTCCAGAGAGATGGGATGAGAAACAATGACAGGCAACTGCAGAGGGTGAggcaagaaaggaaaagggaggcGGTACCAGGAGGCCATAGCAGAGGGACAAGGGTCTTGGGGCCCTAAAGAACAGCATCCactgggattaacacatacacagtaacatgtgtaaaacagataaccaacaaggacccactgtacagcacagggcactatatgaaatattctgtaataagctgtaatggaaaagaattgatacatataactgaatcactgcgctatacacctgaaactaacacaactttgtaaattaactatactgctataaaaacattttaaaaaataacacccATGGTCAGGACCTTCAAAGGGGGTCTCCTGACTTGTTTTTTAAGGAGACTCTAATGGGCAATCACAGACTCTGTGGCCAAAGTGCTTGGGAGGAAAACAGAAATCTCTAACTGTGCCAGTCCCATCACTCTGGTCAAGCAGAGCTGAGCTCAGCTGCCTATGAGGGTGAAAGAGCCCAGGCAGGAGCCCCTAGCCCCTGGCCACTGCCCTCATTGCTGAGCTCTGGGGTGTTGGCCTCCAGTCCTGGGCTGGGGTGGCGGTGGGCGGGACGCTGGTGGCCATCCTACCTTGAACACCTTGATCTGGCAGCTGGCTGAGTGCAAGTGCTCCGAGTACTCTCCATTTTCGCTCTGTTTGAAGGTGTCGATCTGCACCCGGAAGGGCACACCCTTCTCACCCCCGTGCTTCCTCGGGGTGAACTCAGTGCTGATGCAGTGCACCTGCGGGGGATGCGGTACGCAGTTAGCCAGAGGTGGGCGAGGGTGGGGTCTGAACCCCCAGGAGCTCCTCTCCCAGGAGATGTGTCCATCCCACACAGTCAGACCCATCTCCACCTCCCTGCTGTCCCCCAGTGCTGGCCACTGCATCAGGCCACTGGCCACCCCCCACAGCCTCTCACTTCCATCCTTTGACCTTGGAGGCCCTGCCTGACCAGCTAAGTCCTTGCCATTACTCCAGGCCCACTGACCCCATAACTCTCTCTCACTCCTCCCCCTGAGACCTCTGCCTGGACAAATCCCAGAGACCACAGAGCAGGGACCACAGCTTAGTCCTTAGGAGCCTAGTCCCTTAGTCCCCAGGTTACTCAGGCCAGGCCAGAAGCTAGAACCATTTCTGGACTTCTGATAAGTGCCTGCTACATAGAAAGCACTTGATGTGTACTGATTGCTATAATAACATAATCACATTGTCATAATATTGAGTTGGTGAAAAAGTTAGTTGCAGTTTTTTCCAAAAGGTGGTATGAAAAATCcgaacaaactttctggccaactcaatacaaatacatattgttgtaataataaacaataatattataataattcttTTGAAATGCAATTTGAGTATTATAACTATGCAAGGCAAAAAGGTCACTTACTCTCACTGAGTGATTACTATGAACCAGGCCTGTGGTCATGGCTCTGTTTTCATTCTCTAATTTATAAGACAGGGAGAAAAACCAAGAAGCTCAAAAAGGGACCCACAGCAAGTGAGAGAGCCAGGGGAAGCCCAGAAGCACAGGGCCCTGGCCATGCCCTCGGGCACCTGGATCCGCTGTAGTGTTTAACATAAGGTCAGGTCCATAGCAGAAgctcttatgggcttccctgttggctcagatggtaaagaatctgcctgcaatgcagaagacccgggttcaatccctgagttgcaaagatccccgggagaaggaaatggccaacccactgcagtattcttgcctggagaatcctatggacagaggagcctggcaggatgtacagtacatggggttgcaaagagtcggacacaactgagcaactaagactttcactttcataccagGAGTTTCAGAATTAAACATTTAATAGaaacaattatgaaaaaaaatttgtacTTCAAATTCTTTATGCTAGGACTCAGTTACTGTGTAAAAAGCTTACATATTGATAAGCAACACCCACACAGGAAATCACCCACACATCCCAAATCTTCCTCCTAGCCCCAGTGACCAACCAGTCTCATGGCTCTGGGCTCCGCTCACCCTCCCTCTCAGCCTCCTTGCCTGTAGCCAAGGGCAAAAGCCCATCAAGGCCCCACCCATGGATGGTTTTGAGAAACAACATGATGGACCCCAAAGTTCTGACCTCCCCACAAAGGGCAACCTCCTTTCTGCTCACCTGAATGAACGCAGACGCTCTCTTTGAAGGATCCCACAAAAACTCAACTGCATTCAGCTGGGTCGGGCTGGCCCTGGGGTCCAAGATACCAACAGACAGTGGAAtatctgtgcacacacacacacacacaaaagtgcaATCGTCAGCCACTCCCAATATTTCGGGAAGGACTCCTATTACAGGTCCAAACTCCTTACACAATTTGAAACGCCAAGAGTTCTGAAAGCTAGGTTCTGCGTAGTTCATTTGGCAGAATCCTGACTTGAATCTCCATGAAGCTATTCTGAGCCCTCGCCCCATTGTGTGCCATCACTCTATATGGCTACAAGAACATGGCCTGTTCGTGGTGTGACCCGACTGCAGGTCTACACACCCTACTATTATTCCAACTTCTGAATTCCAAAACCCATCTCGCCCCAAGTTTTGTGAATAAAAAGCCTGTGGACCACTGCCTGAGCCCTCAGTTCCATTTCGGTTGCCCCTTCTCTGATGCCCACCCTGCCCTCCATCAAGTCAGGATCCTTCTGTGAAGGTTTCCCTGCTTCTTACTTCCTGACAACAGGTCCTTATTTCTAAATGCCCCTCCCCATGTACCCCAAAAGGGATACTCCCCGAGGGCAGGGCTCATGATGTGGTCACCTCCACCAGCTCCCATGGGGTTTCACACAAGGCAGAAGTGTGGTAAGAGGCCCTGGACACTGCTGGGTCCTGATGGTGCCCAGGAAGAACCCCCATTCAGCCCAGAAACCCACCAATGTCCAGGATCCGGTCCCCAGGCCGGCTCCACCGCCAGCCCTCCAGCTGCTGGTGCTCCGTGTACTGCAGACGCCGGTCATGAAACACCACGCGGATGATGCTctgggggccggggccggggtcggggcggggggtggcggggggggagAACAGCTGAGTGTGGGGCCCGGAGGGACCCCCAAGGAACCCACCCTGACCTTCCCCCAATCAGACAAACCTCTCTTCCTCCGAGGCCCTCTGCCTGGGGCCTTTCCCCCTAGCTCCTCATGTCACCCCTCCCTCCTTGGAACCCAAACAATAGGAACAACAGCACAAACAGCGGGGGATGCCCTGCTCTCAAGGGGCTGCTATGTGTTCGTACACAGGGGTCATTCACAAACCTTCTGTGCAAGTGAgcaaattgaggctcagaaaacACTGGGAAGAGGCAAAGCCAGGCTGCAACCCGAGTCTGTGTGACCTGGCCATCAGCTCCCAGCACTGCCGGACTGACCAAGGCCCCTCAGACCCCACACTCCAGGGACCTTGAGCCCACCTCTGTCCCTGGAGCTTTCCCCAAAACTCCCAGGCACTCCTGATTCCCAGTGCAAGCCCAGGTGTTAGGCCCCCAATCAAGCACCCCCAGGTGCCCAGGCAAGGTGCGGACCGGAGCCTTACCTTCACATATTTTGTGTTCAGATCCTGAAAATCTCCCAGTTTCCTGTTCTCCAGCAGTCGAATTTCGTAAGACTGACCTGGAGGGAGGTTAATGGTACATTTTCcacttctgttttcaattttgggGCTTCGGCAAGCTAGAGGCCTTCTCAATGCCCACCCAGGCCTCATGGCTCTGCGaccaaagcagagaagaaaagccAGGGACAAGAAAAGTTCATATCACACTATGGACAGGACACCCCATTTGTCCATCTGACCTGGTAGGGACCCAGGGCCCCCCAGGTAATGCACATGACCCCTGGAGAGAGACAGCACCTCTACAATGTTCAAAGACAGAATCCAAAACAATACAGTTAACATTACATTTACAGAGCAcaactttgtatttctttataaagAACATCCCCCATATACTCAGATGAAGAAAACAGATACTTAAATCTACATTCAATAACTGAACAGATGGACCCT encodes:
- the TFCP2L1 gene encoding transcription factor CP2-like protein 1 isoform X2, whose amino-acid sequence is MLFWHTQPEHYNQHNPGSYLRDLTSALQRENDVLALPIFKQEEPQLSPENEARLPPLQYVLCAATSPAVKLHEETLTYLNQGQSYEIRLLENRKLGDFQDLNTKYVKSIIRVVFHDRRLQYTEHQQLEGWRWSRPGDRILDIDIPLSVGILDPRASPTQLNAVEFLWDPSKRASAFIQVHCISTEFTPRKHGGEKGVPFRVQIDTFKQSENGEYSEHLHSASCQIKVFKPKGADRKQKTDREKMEKRTAQEKEKYQPSYETTILSECSPWPDVVYQVNSASSPSYNGSPSSFGLGEGNSSPTHPVEALPVGSDHLLPSASMQDAQQWLHRNRFSQFCRLFASFSGADLLKMSRDDLVQICGPADGIRLFNAIKGRNVRPKMTIYVCQELEQSRVPLQQKRDGSGDPNLCVYHAIFLEELTTLELIEKIANLYSISPQHIHRVYRQGPTGIHVVVSNEMVQNFQDESCFILSTLKAESNDGYHVILKCGL
- the TFCP2L1 gene encoding transcription factor CP2-like protein 1 isoform X1; this translates as MLFWHTQPEHYNQHNPGSYLRDLTSALQRENDVLALPIFKQEEPQLSPENEARLPPLQYVLCAATSPAVKLHEETLTYLNQGQSYEIRLLENRKLGDFQDLNTKYVKSIIRVVFHDRRLQYTEHQQLEGWRWSRPGDRILDIDIPLSVGILDPRASPTQLNAVEFLWDPSKRASAFIQVHCISTEFTPRKHGGEKGVPFRVQIDTFKQSENGEYSEHLHSASCQIKVFKPKGADRKQKTDREKMEKRTAQEKEKYQPSYETTILSECSPWPDVVYQVNSASSPSYNGSPSSFGLGEGNSSPTHPVEALPVGSDHLLPSASMQDAQQWLHRNRFSQFCRLFASFSGADLLKMSRDDLVQICGPADGIRLFNAIKGRNVRPKMTIYVCQELEQSRVPLQQKRDGSGDPNLCEGPVLRPPVYHAIFLEELTTLELIEKIANLYSISPQHIHRVYRQGPTGIHVVVSNEMVQNFQDESCFILSTLKAESNDGYHVILKCGL
- the TFCP2L1 gene encoding transcription factor CP2-like protein 1 isoform X4 — its product is MLFWHTQPEHYNQHNPGSYLRDVLALPIFKQEEPQLSPENEARLPPLQYVLCAATSPAVKLHEETLTYLNQGQSYEIRLLENRKLGDFQDLNTKYVKSIIRVVFHDRRLQYTEHQQLEGWRWSRPGDRILDIDIPLSVGILDPRASPTQLNAVEFLWDPSKRASAFIQVHCISTEFTPRKHGGEKGVPFRVQIDTFKQSENGEYSEHLHSASCQIKVFKPKGADRKQKTDREKMEKRTAQEKEKYQPSYETTILSECSPWPDVVYQVNSASSPSYNGSPSSFGLGEGNSSPTHPVEALPVGSDHLLPSASMQDAQQWLHRNRFSQFCRLFASFSGADLLKMSRDDLVQICGPADGIRLFNAIKGRNVRPKMTIYVCQELEQSRVPLQQKRDGSGDPNLCVYHAIFLEELTTLELIEKIANLYSISPQHIHRVYRQGPTGIHVVVSNEMVQNFQDESCFILSTLKAESNDGYHVILKCGL
- the TFCP2L1 gene encoding transcription factor CP2-like protein 1 isoform X3, which produces MLFWHTQPEHYNQHNPGSYLRDVLALPIFKQEEPQLSPENEARLPPLQYVLCAATSPAVKLHEETLTYLNQGQSYEIRLLENRKLGDFQDLNTKYVKSIIRVVFHDRRLQYTEHQQLEGWRWSRPGDRILDIDIPLSVGILDPRASPTQLNAVEFLWDPSKRASAFIQVHCISTEFTPRKHGGEKGVPFRVQIDTFKQSENGEYSEHLHSASCQIKVFKPKGADRKQKTDREKMEKRTAQEKEKYQPSYETTILSECSPWPDVVYQVNSASSPSYNGSPSSFGLGEGNSSPTHPVEALPVGSDHLLPSASMQDAQQWLHRNRFSQFCRLFASFSGADLLKMSRDDLVQICGPADGIRLFNAIKGRNVRPKMTIYVCQELEQSRVPLQQKRDGSGDPNLCEGPVLRPPVYHAIFLEELTTLELIEKIANLYSISPQHIHRVYRQGPTGIHVVVSNEMVQNFQDESCFILSTLKAESNDGYHVILKCGL